The DNA segment TTTTCATTGGTCGCAGTGCCGACTTGCCAGACGACTCAATGGCATTTGAACGCAAACTCTACGTCATTCGCAAGCGCGCCACCAATACGATCCGCTATACCGGGCACGACGAAAATTTTTACATCCCCAGCTTGTCGTCGCGCACCATTGTGTACAAAGGCATGCTCACGCCCATGCAGGTACCCGAATTTTATCCCGACCTGCAAGATCACCGCATGGAAGCCGCGATTGTCCTCGTGCATTCCCGGTTCTCCACCAACACCTTTCCCTCCTGGGAGCGGTCGCACCCCTATCGATACCTCATACACAATGGCGAAATCAACACCCTGCGCGGAAATCAAAACTGGATGAAAACCCGACAGGCCATGCTGGCTTCAGAATTTTGGGGTGACGACATAAAAAAAATATTCCCCATCCTCTACGAAGATGGCTCGGATTCCGCGATCTTTGACAACTGCTTTGAATTTCTGTCTCTATCTGGCCGCTCAATGGCGCATGCAGCCGTCATGATGATTCCCGAACCCTGGGAAAACCACGAGAGCATGCCCCCCGAAAGACGCGCCTTCTACGAATACCATTCCTGTCTTATGGAACCCTGGGATGGTCCGGCATCTATTGGCTTTACCGATGGCGAAATCGTAGGTGCCTGCCTCGACCGCAATGGCTTGCGCCCTTCGCGTTATTACGTCACCAAAGACGACCTGCTCATCCTCAGTTCTGAAGCGGGCGTCTGCGAATTGGAACCCGAGCGCATCGCTTACAAAGGTCGATTGCAACCCGGTCGCATCCTTCTCGTCGATACCCAAAAGGGCCGCATCATTTCCGACGACGAAGTCAAACAGTCAATGGTCTCCGAACACCCCTACCAGCAATGGCTCGACGACCATCTCATTTCACTCAAAAACCTGCCCGCAGTCGCGCCCCTGGAACCCCCAAAAAATCACGCTGAAATACTCATGCGGCAGCAGGCTTTTGGATACACGTTTGAAGACCTCAAAATTTTTGTTGGTCCCATGTCCAAAATCGGGCGCGATCCCGTCGGATCAATGGGCAACGACGCACCATTGGCAGTATTGTCCAACAAACCACACCTGCTCTACAACTACTTCAAACAGCTCTTTGCCCAGGTGACCAATCCGCCTCTCGATCCCCTCAAAGAAGAAGTCATCACCTCAGCCGATGCCACCATTGGTCCAGAGCGCAATCTGCTAATTCCCGAACCCGAAAGTTGCAGGCAAATCCATCTCGATACGCCCATTTTGACCAATGAAGAACTCGAGCAATTGCGCCGCGTCGAT comes from the Gemmatimonadota bacterium genome and includes:
- a CDS encoding glutamate synthase subunit alpha, with product MAYPRKHGLYNPKYERDACGIGFVVNIKGEKSNQIVKMALESLVCLDHRGARGAEDNTGDGAGVLMQIPHRFCKHACKGIGIDLPDPGHYGVGMVFMTDDEDRSIRQKTRQIIEDIVQEEGQRVLGWRKVPTDNFYLGLTSRSCEPVVWQIFIGRSADLPDDSMAFERKLYVIRKRATNTIRYTGHDENFYIPSLSSRTIVYKGMLTPMQVPEFYPDLQDHRMEAAIVLVHSRFSTNTFPSWERSHPYRYLIHNGEINTLRGNQNWMKTRQAMLASEFWGDDIKKIFPILYEDGSDSAIFDNCFEFLSLSGRSMAHAAVMMIPEPWENHESMPPERRAFYEYHSCLMEPWDGPASIGFTDGEIVGACLDRNGLRPSRYYVTKDDLLILSSEAGVCELEPERIAYKGRLQPGRILLVDTQKGRIISDDEVKQSMVSEHPYQQWLDDHLISLKNLPAVAPLEPPKNHAEILMRQQAFGYTFEDLKIFVGPMSKIGRDPVGSMGNDAPLAVLSNKPHLLYNYFKQLFAQVTNPPLDPLKEEVITSADATIGPERNLLIPEPESCRQIHLDTPILTNEELEQLRRVDRPGLKATTISMLFDVADGEAGLEKAMHRLCSEADKAIEDGYTILILSDRGIDNDHAPIPALLAMSGLHHHLIREGTRTKVGIALETGEPREVHHFCLLIGYGAQAINPYMAYESLADMIAEKQLTDIAYRDAVKGYVKSATKGVVKVMAKMGISTIKSYRGAQIFEAVGISKNVIDQYFTWTDSRIDGIGLDVIAREALMRHRDAYPQISVNGSTLDVGGHFQWRQGGEYHLFNPLTIHKLQHATRTNDYEVYKEYATLIDQQ